TTGAGTCATATGGTAGTTAACTATATCATGTTGCTTTTGCCTGAAGTATAACTGACAACAGTAGAATTCTCCTATCCATACTCCCATATCGAAACCCCCGGAAGCGAAACCCAGCTTCGTTGGCGCAATTTCCAATCTGCCATTGCACGGCTCACCTCGTCGGGGCTGATTGACTGCGGGTTCCTCTCTGCCCTCGAGGATATTCTCCCCTCCAGCGAGTACTATCGCGACCTCGAGAAACGCAAGGTCGGAGGGCCAAATAGAGTCGGGGGTGATGTGATCGCGGCGGCGCAGTGGATTTTATGGCCGGAGCAGGGACGATATGTATATCGAGAATGTAGAACGAGGGATGATATCGATGGCCCGAGGCAAATGTGGAGTATGAAGGGCTGGAGGCAGTGGAAAGAGCAGTTCGGGTTTGTCGCTGGGGATGAGAGATTCGGGCAACAGGCACGGGCTGTGGCGAGGTTGGCCCGGCATCAGATGTTGGCTTACGAGGCTGAGTTGGTATAGAGGAGTCAGGCAGGTATATTTACTAAGTTAATTAGGCCCTTAGATTTACTTTTATAGACTATTTAGGTAGTATTATTTTTCACTAATTACTAGgattatatttagtattgGAGTGTGGCACGAAACGGCTGAATTCCCAAGATCATTATGATATGCTGCTATCCCAGCCTACCATGATTTTGCACGAATGAGATGCCTCCTATCGTGAATAAAATGCAGGATCAAGATCAATTTTGTGGGGGATGCGGGGTTCATTAACACTGCATTCAACCGACCTTCGGGCAAATTGGCAGCGAGATCTATTTGAGTGCATATATACGGTTGAACATCGGTATGTCACATCGATGTAGGTCTgtctttactataatttatgCAAGAGTCCGAGATACAGAAATAAAAATGGACAGTCTACTTCCATAAGTTATTTCatgggctgggctggccaTGTGCGATCAGATAATCTTATCAAGCATGCAGCTTCTTAAGTCCGAGCTGTTCCTGTCCAGGATTTGACTCCCCCCGTCGAGTCGACCATGCCACCGGGTTCACTCGTGAGCTGGTCGTAGGACGGTACGAGGGATCCAATAACCCCCTGTAGCCATACAACTCACACTTTGGCTTCTCCAGGCAGTATCCAGCATGCGAAACCTTGATATCGCCTAGTCGGAGCCGATACTAACTCCGAGTGAGTCACGAACATCGAAGTACCGAGACCCAGCGATTCGCATGCAATGATTATCTCCGAGACTCGGGTTCGCAGTAGGTTGTTGTCTTGGTATTCTCCTCCGATTCTCGGGGCTATCTACCGCATCCGATCACAGGGACTTCGAGTTGTAGCGCTGGGCTCTCCACTCGAGCCGATGGATGGCGGACGAGAACAATTCACTGGCCCGAAGAATCTGGCTGGCTTATGCGATCCGGGGCTCGTAGCGGAATTCTTTCCATGTCCGAATAACGTCATTTCTGCCAGCCCTCTCGGTGATATGCGCTTGAGCAAAGGATGTATTTAAACGAGGTCTCCCCTCTTGATACTCGGATGGTACAACTTTCAACCTATCTCGAAGTTCCAAAGCCACTACAGTACTCACCATGTCAGACAGACAGACCCGACAGCGCTCCCAGCTCTCTGTATGTCCAGTCCAGCTTCTCTTCTGCAAACTGCACAGAACTAACAGCACCAGAGAGAGGAGGGCCGCGAGCTCAAACTCCTGcacttcatcctcaaccaACCAAACATTGACTCCGTCCGCGGCAATCCGCAAGCCGTCCTCGACTTGATCGACGAGTTCTCGCAAACCTACGCCTTCATGACCGTCGGGCCCGAGAAAGGCCCTATCGTCACCGACCTCATCAACGAGCGCAAACCACACACCATGATCGAACTCGGTTGCTACGTCGGCTACTCCGCCATCCTGTACGGTGACGCCGTCCGCCGCAACGGCGGCTCACGCTACTACAGTCTCGAGCTTAATGCTGAGTTCGCGAATATCGCGAACAAACTTGTTGAACTTGCAGGGTTGAATGGGTTCGTGCAGATCCTTGTTGGCCGGAGTGATGTGCTCCTGCATCAGCTGTTTGACACCGGTGAGGTAAAGCAGATCGAGCTGCTGTTCATCGACCACTACAAGCCGGCATACACGCTAGACTTGAAACTGTGCGAGCAGCTCGGGCTGATTGTGCCCGGGGTGTCAGTAATTGCCGCAGATAATGTGATTCACCCTGGGAACCCGCCGTATCTGGAGTATGTGAGGGCTTcggtggagaagaagcgggcagaggcagagaaggGGCCGGTGACGAGTTATACGACCGAGGGGTTCTCGGAGAGGACGAGCGAGGCGTATATGGGGAACGAGAATGCGCCGAAGTTTGAGATTCTCGGCAACCCGAATCTGGTGTATGAGAGCGTGTTGAGACAGCCGGAAGGGTATCACGTAAGTTTCCTtttcccttccccctccTTTTTTTACCGTGGATAGTGGCTAATTGGGTAGGATGCGATTGAGGTGACGCGGTGTGTTGGTTGAGGAAGTGAAAGCAGAGAACGGGGATGCTGTCAGGCCGCCGGAAACCAGTCGCCGGCCCCGCTGAGCCAAAGTTGCCGTCGCCAGGACCTTCCTCGCTTCCCCCCCACGCCTCTGTTTCCAGCTTCAAGCCGTTATTCTTGCATTCTGCTTAGAAATATAATTGAAAAATCTCTATCGCAATTGCCAATTGTCCCTATATAATCTAGTCTATCCTCCCCgcttctgttcttctcgcaTCTATCCCACCTTTTTCCGTGTTCCCCTCACCTGTATATTAccccaccatggcctccaagaCCTGGAACGTCGGAGTCGTCGGCTACGGCTTCAGCGCCAAAACTTTCCATATCCCTTTTATCCAGGAAGTTCCTCAGTTCAAGCTGTATGCTGTTGTCCAGCGCACCCCCAGGcccgatgatgatgccgagAAGGACCACCCCGGGATCAAGTCCTACCGGAGTGCGGAGGAGCTAGTCCAGGATTCCGCCGTCGATGTAgtcgtcatcaccaccgcGCCTGAGCTACACTACTCCCTGTCCAAGTTGGCGCTGGAAAATGGAAAGCACGGTGAGTCCACGGGCACCAAGATGAAGGCTTCATAGGACTTCTTGCTAATGGCCGGAAGTTGTCTGCGAGAAACCGTTTACCCCGACCTACAAGGAAGCTGCCGACCTCGTCGCCATCGcaaagaagcaaaacaagTTCCTCGCCGTTTACCAGAGTATGTAGTCATCTGACGACTGTGCTGTCCTCTGGGTGACCTGCTAACCTGACCTAGACCGCCGGTGGGACGCCGACTTCGTCACCCTCTCCAAGCTCGTCAAGACCGGCGCTCTTGGCCGCGTCGTCGAATTCGAATCCCACTTTGACCGCCACCGTCCCGAGGAGCCCGCGCCTACTGTCTCGAAGTGGAAGAACAAGGTTGTTCCCGGTGGTAGCGCGATCCACGATCTCGGATCCCACTTGCTAGACCAGGCAGTACATCTGCTCGGCAAGCCGAACCGGGTGACGGGCTTTGTTGGCACGCAGCGCGAAGTCAACACTTCCGGTTATGAGGATTCGTTTACCGTGCTGCTGCACTATAACAACGGGTTACTCGTTACGGCGAAGGCTGGTGTTGTGAGCCCCGAGGAAGAACAGTTGAGGTTCTGGGTGAGGGGTGAGAAGGGGAGCTTTAAGAAGGTAGGTCTTCTTCTCGTTCAAATAGTCAGGACATATGAGTTAACATAGGACAGTTCTATCTCGATATTCAAGAGGACCAGCTCAAGGCTGGCGTGAAGCCTAGCGACAGTGGTTATGGCAGAGAGCCAAGTGAGAGATACGGTAAGCTCAGTTGCACTGAATATGCGCGCTGCAAATGTTAAGCTGATGTTGTTATAGGTACCCTCACCACTATTCAAGATGGCAAGCCCGTCCGCGAAATCACTCCCACAGTGGAACCACCCACCTGGTCCGAATACTACCGGAAGATGGCCCGGGCTCtgggaggcgaaggcgaacTCCCTGCTAGCGGAGATGAGGCCGCGGAGGTTATTCGGCTGATTGAGGTGGTCCAGGAGAGCTCCAAGCAAGGGAAGACTTTGGACTTCTAGTTGGAGTCGCGTGGGGAGTGCGGAGTGAGTGAGGAGTATACAAATACCTCATGCGGAGGCCGGAGTATACTCGGGGTTGGCTCGGGTCCCGACTCGTGGTCGAGCTGCAGACGATCTGCAAAAGGTAAATCCCCAATAGGGTATAAATCAAAATAGTTCAACGTCTGCATAAAGAACCTGAGGAATCGAGACTTGTTCACGAAACTTGTTGCTGCATCAGCACTCTATATCTGAATATCATAATACTAAGACACGCATAGGGCAAAAATACATGACCTCATTGTAATAAAATACCAATTACGTACAAGGATCTCCGGCGGTCCGCAAGCTAAGCCAATTGCGGATTTCTGTTACCCAACACAAACTATATGAGTGGAAGAGCCACGAAAGGATGCGCGCTTCATTGTTGCGACAATTGCGAACTGAGCGTCTCCGTGCCTGTAATTCTCGCCCTTTTCTCGCTGCTGACAATTCCTCTCTCCGCTCTCCGCGGAGACACGGCTCTGACGGGTGAAATACGGCTTGGAGCTGTCCTTGTCATGCCTCAAAACAGGGCTTGTCGCTCTCTCTCAGATCTCCCTTGAGACGACCATGACCTGATGACCTGACACACTTCGCTTTTTGTTCCGTTGCTTTTCGTTCGGAGGGTGAGACTTTTAGTCTGGGGTAAGGCTTGGCCCGTCTTTATTCTTCAGCCTGGTGGATATATAGTCCCGCTTCTGACCACGCCTTACAGCATTGCTCAGGCACGTTCTCTCCCTTGCTCCGCTGCTCctcttggtgttttggtggcGTGTGCTGTCGCTCGCTCCTCGATCCTTATATTCTCGCTCTTTCTCGACTTGTCTAGTTGTGAGGTTTACCACTTGGACCGTTCCAACCAGTGCTTGCTCGAGAGCATCGACCCGAGGAAGCCTCGAAACGTTGAAACCTCACAGTGAccattttttctttttacaCCATACCAACATATGCACCTATAAGCCAGCAAAGCAAGGCGCCTAAACATGACGGCGGATGCGACGCCAACCGGTGGCGCCGCGCGCACACATTCACATTCTTCCCGCCGCTCATCTAGCCATAGCCATAACCATGGccatcaccgccgccgcagcatcGACTTCTCGCGGTGGCACTTCGACATCGATTCCGTGCTGAACCCGTTTGTtccaccgccgccatggCACTGGATGCCGCGCCCCGTCTCTCATTTCCTGGGGTATAGAGGGGAGCATCCGCAGAAGGCGATGGGGAATCTCGTCATTGCCTTCTGGTCCCTCATTGGTGTTTTCTGTGGCGTGCTGCTCGTTGCGGAGGTTTCGCTTCATGTTCCCGCTTTTCAGAACCATAATGCGCCGCTTATTGTGGGCTCTTTTGTATGTTGATCTGACACGACCTTGCCTGACCAGGGACTAGATCTAGTTGTTTGCTAACAAGTTTACAGGGTGCAGCAGCCGTGCTGGAGTTCTGCGCCGTCGAGTCGCCCTTTGCTCAGCCTCGAAATGCATTATTTAGCCAACTGATCGCGAGTGTCATCGGGGTTGCAATTGCGAAGCTGTTTGCCTTGAACCCTAGCGCGCAGAATAAACCCGAGCTTGCCGGATCCCTCTCTTGTGCTATCACCACGACGCTGATGGTTCTTACGAATACGGTTCACCCGCCGGCCGGGGCGACTGCGCTACTCGCCGCCACGGAACTCCACGACGTGGGCTGGTGGCTGATCCCGATCatgttgctgggggttgcTCTGATGTTGACGGTGGCGCTGATACTTAATAACATCCAGCGCCGGTTCCCTGTGTATTGGTGGACGCCTCACCACGTTGGCAGGGCGAAGATGCAGCCGAAAGAGTCGCAGGATATTGAGAGCGCGCCGGAGGTCAAGCCAGAGAATGAATTTGGGTCGTCGGAGTCTGATGACTACTCGGAAGACATGCAGGTCATTATTCGGCCTGGGAAGGTTGAGTGGTCTGACAACCTCTGGCTGAATgcggatgagaaggaggtttTGGAAAGGATTAGTGAGCGGATGAAGGAGTAAATGGCCATCGGGCTATGAGCTAGACATTATACCTAGACACTTAGTACATACTCATACATacttattagtatatatataatacatgAATAAAACATTTCGCTTCGACCGACTTGTTCCGAGTACAAGATCAATAGAAAGGCGGTAATTAGTCATACATTGGTCGAGAAGGATTTCACGTGACTGTCAGTGCCCGATCGGGCTAAGCCCCGCCACGCCAGGTCTCGAATGACGTCGTTTGGCCAATGGAATGGCCCTTGGCGGCCCACAGTCAAGGTTTTTGGCCGCGTCTTTCAGGCTCCGACTCCCACCACAATCAGCCTTGGGTGCAATCTCTGATTATTTTTGTCGtcctctttcccttcatcttcatccagaGGCAATTCATCTTCCAGCGATCGTTGACTGCCGGCTAGTCATCCACCGAGACTATTCGCCCTTCGATCTCTTTCTGCCGCCTGTTGGTTTCCCAGCAGGTCTATCGATAAGGGCTTTTTAAGAACCTCCCCCCCACCTTAGCAAAGGAAGGCTCGCCCCCCcgctatttttatttctggTCCACCCTCTCATtttttccctccttcacctcgtcCTCACGTCAGGCTTTCCCCCTCCAGGCCCCCCTCAACCTCCCTTCCTCGCCTATATACCCCTCCCTTACCGACCATCTCAACACAACACAGCCAAGATGGTGTCCGCATCCAAAGCCGCCCGCATGGCCAAGCGtggcgatgagaagaagggcaagaaggGCAGCAAGAACGACACGCCCGTCGAGTCCGGTGCTGAAGACCAACCCGCCACCACCGACGCCAAGATGAGAGAAGTCGAGAAGCTCACAGCCCAGATGGACAAGCACGGTCTGTCGGACCGTGTCACCACCGGTGTGCTCTCGTCCATGCCCTCGTCGCGCGACGCAAAAGTCACCTCCACCTCGCTTGTGTTCCACGGAAAGGTCCTCATCACGGACTCGACCCTCGAGCTTAACTTCGGTCGGAGATACGGTCTGCTTGGAGAGAACGGTTGCGGAAAGTCTACCCTGCTCAAGTCTATCGATGCTCGCGAGTTCCCGATCCCTGAACACATTGATATCTATCTCCTGAATGAGGGTGCCCCGCCTAGTGAATTGGGGGCGCTTGAGTGGGTTGTTACGGAGGCTCAGAACCAGCTTGACCGTATGGAGAAGCAGGCCGAGGAGAttcttgagaaggagggtcCTGATAGCCCTATCCTTGAGGATCTGTATGATGTACGTTTTTTTTCCACCCCATggcttttcctttttttttttttttggttgaTTGAAATGTGAATTCTTGCTAACGTTTGACAGCGTATGGACAAAATGGACCCCTCCACATTCCACACCCGTGCTTCTCTCATCTTGACTGGTCTTGGTTTCAACAAGACGACAATTcacaagaagaccaaggacATGTCTGGTGGTTGGCGTATGCGTGTGGCCCTTGCCAAGGCCCTCTTCGTCAAGCcatctctgcttcttcttgatgACCCCACTGCTCACTTGGATCTCGAAGCGTGTGTGTGGTTGGAAGAATACCTCAAGAAGTGGGAGCGTACTCTTGTCCTTGTTTCTCACTCCCAGGATTTCATCAACGGTGTCTGCACAAACATGATTGACATGCGTGGGCAGCAACTGATGTATTATGGTGGTAACTACGACTCTTACCACAAGACCCGTGCCGAACAGGAGACAAACCAGATGAAGGCCTACAACAAGCAACAGGAAGAAATCCAGCACATCAAGAAGTTCATCGCCTCTGCTGGTACCTACGCCAACTTGGTGCGACAGGCCAAGTCTCGCCAGAAGATCCTCGACAAGATGGAGGCAGACGGTTTCATCCAGCCTGTCATCCCCGACCGAGTCTTCAGTTTCCGCTTCGCCGATGTCGACAAGCTCCCCCCTCCCGTCCTCTCTTTCGATGACGTTTCTTTCTCCTACTCTGGTAACTGGGAGGATACCCTCTACGAGCACCTCGACTTTGGTGTCGACATGGACTCCCGAACTGCCCTTGTCGGTCCCAACGGTGTTGGTAAATCAACCCTTTTGCGTCTCATGACTGGAAAGCTTTCCACCATCGGTGGCCGTGTCAGCCGTCACACTCACTTGAAGCTCGGCATGTACAGTCAGCACTCCGCTGAACAGCTCGACCTTACCAAGTCGTCTCTTGAGTTCGTCCGTGACCGATTCCCCGAGAAGAGTCAGGACTTCCAGTACTGGCGTCAACAGCTCGGCCGCTACGGTCTCTCTGGTGAGTCTCAGACTGCTCTGATGGGTACCCTGTCCGAAGGTCAGAAGAGTCGTATCGTGTTCGCCCTCCTTGCCATCGAATCCCCCAACATGCTCCTCCTTGACGAACCTACCAACGGTCTCGATATTCCAACTATCGACAGTCTGGCAGACGCCATCAACGCCTTCTCCGGTGGTGTCGTTGTCGTGTCTCACGATTTCCGACTCCTGGACAAGATCGCCAAGGACATCATGGTCTGCGAGCACAAGACCGTCCGCCGCTGGGACGGCAGCATTGGTGAATACAAGAACCACCTCCGCAAGAAGATGATTTCCGAGGGTGCTGTCTAAACGTGAACCGCACGGGCGCCGCGAATACCGTTTTTTTCTCTTTAACGACTGGCATGCTAGATCATGATACAACgtgggagaagaggaaaagtTTCTTGTTTGATGTTTATTTTGTCAATTCAGTTCAATCCGTTCTGTTCTAGTTTCTGTCAGCCACGGGAGTGACGAACCGTCCCGGTTGGATTGATAGGATGGATACCTTAGGTTTAAATTAACCATAGGGGAACTTTAAGTTCCCTAAATTTTGTTTTTCGCGTCAGGATGGAGATATCTGCCTCATTTttctttatctattttactttatttccTATTGGGGTGCTCTTTAGTTGTTTAGATGGCCTGTGCTTCATACCTCATTCCATCCTCCCGTTTATCTATCTAGACTTCAGCATTGGAGGGTTGAATTGACTCCTTTTTGCCTCGGCATTTTGTGTCAGTGAACAAGCATTCTTTAGTATCTGTATTTGATATGTAGTTATATGTCTTGCTTCGGGTTTTTTTGGATACTGCCCTTGGCTGGTGCTTAGTTACGAGGTTTGAAGGTTATTGAAGCAGACAAAAAGCAATCTGGAGTTAACGGAATGATCATTTCAGTGATTTCAAAGGACATTCTCCTTGTCTAGGCAAACTAGGCTACAGCCACAAATTAGAGTATTACCCGCGAAGTATTAAATGCTTAGTAGCTAAAGGATATTTGGCCTGCGTACAAATCTCAACAAATGCACTCCCCTGCTGAGCAATGGACCGAAATAAGGTAATCTCGTGCAACTCGTTTGTTATTCCTGAAAAGCTAAATAAAATCCGAACTAAATGTATCTTGTTATAcaaaatataaaagaaaaggaaagaaaagacaagaaatTTATTTTTCGTCTGCTTCGAGGATGGTTCTAGAAGGGTTTACTGtccctgcttctccttcgtcCTCTCCATAACCAAATCCCCGCCAAAAATATCCTgcgccttctcctccccttctAATTTCCGCTTCTTGGCTAACCGCTCCATCTCGCTATCCGGAGTTGCGGGATCACTCGcagacgctgctgctgctgatgatgcggccgccgccgcagccggaATCCGCTTTTGACCGGCGAGGTTCACCTTTTCTGGATTTTGGCAGTGATATAACTTTTTGCCGATACGACGCATGACCTTTTTCTGTTCTGGGTCTGATGCAATTGGCTTATAGGATcggaggagagaggagcaGGCAGTTAGGGTTTTGAAGAGTTTGGCGCGAAGTTGGTGGAGTGGGTCGGCCGTGtctggtgggtttgggagTTTTGTATCGAGGTAGAATTCTGCGAGAGGTTGGTCGGCGAGGGAGAGTGCGGACAGCCATATCTGGGACGGGGTGTAGAGGAAATAGGCGTCTGTCATTTGGGCGGCGGATTTCAGGATCTCGCGGGTGTTGTGGTAGGCTCGGGCGAGGCGGTCTGATATTGAGGACGGTGGCGGGTTATTCGGGGGTTGAGGGAGGGACGATATGGCTTGACGAAGGGATTCTGGTGTTTGTTGCGGTAGGTGAGGTGCCGGTTCGCCCAGGCCTTCTGAGATGGCGTTCAGTTCCATGATTCCACCTTCCAACCCGCGGAAGGGGTGTCGGACATCGAAGGTGAAGCGGAGACTTTGCATGACCAGGAATTCCGGGGTAATAATGTCCTCCGCTGAGGTGTCGCCGGGGACTCCGTCAGCGAATCGCCGCAGTGACATGTAGGAGTTGTCGGTTTTAGTAGCGATGAACAGAGCGCATGGCATTATCGTTTTAGGGTGGTAGGTCATGGGTGAGTTCGTAAGATAGAAGCGTCGGAGATATTGAATCGCAGTGGCCTTGCAAACATGAATTTCATCAGCAATATTTCCGGTAAACTATTTGGAGCAACTCCTGTAAAGGTTTCATACCTTCACTATCGTCGGCAGCGGAGGTTTATAGCTCTCCCCCAGCTGTACGATCTGTTCGCAGAAATACCGCACTAgatcctgctcttcctccggcGTCAAACACTCGATatctttctcctccccacccTTGCTGTCTGCATCGCTGCCATTCGGATTGGGTGTGCCCGCAGCGGACGAGTTGGCAGATTGCTTTGCTTCACGCGCCCTTCGTAGCGCAACCCGTAATCGATCACTTGCAAGACTATTCGTATTTTGCCTAACTGATCGCAATGAATCCTCTGTGAAGGACCAAAGGCGGAACTGCGACGAGGTGCGATAAAAGTCGTCTTCGATCATCGTGGCTGGAAAATGAGATGAGCTTGTGCGATTCTGGTTGAGGGCGGTTTTAATCGGATATATAGAGGTTATGGCGAATACACGAAGAATCTACTCGTTAGACGAGCTTTGGTGTCTCATTTATCCATCGTTGGGTGAAAATATGCTGTTGGAATCGAAGTTGAGGTCGAAAGTGAGTGGGAGCTGTCGAAGCCTTAAGGGATCCACGTGCTTATCGATACAGATTCCCAATTTGGCAAATCCCGCCGATCTGCAGGTGCCCCAGTGAACTGAACTACGAATTACTCGATGAACAAAAAggtagaataataataattcccTAGTCAGGTATGACTAGCAATTAGAGTCAATTTAAGACAACTAAATTTGAAGGAGACAAGCTGATGGAATCGTCGATATGCAAAATGGTCCGTGTATGGGTTGACTGCTATAACATATCTGATAAATCATGTCCCAAACCCCGGAGAACGAGCAAATAAACAAGCCAAAACAATGAAACGAATTCGCCAGGCACCGTGCTCGTCATCAAGTCCACCTATAACAAACAAATTCACGTTCGACTCAGACGCGCGTAGCGCTTAGGGCTCGCCGAGGAGTCGAGCGGTTACATCGCCCATGTAGGCTTCCTCCAATTCATAGTCCTCGCCGCCATTGCGGTCAATACCGTAGTAGTTGAAAGCTGACACAACCTGATCCACATCGAAACCCATATGAACAAATCGATCAATCAGTTGCCTGTTGTACCCGTCGTATCTAGTAAAATATGTCAGCGACGGACTTCATTTGATGGGTTTGCCAAAAGTTACTTGGATAAATCTTCTTTGTCTCtgtcctccttctccttctgctccAACTGCCGTAAGGATTCAGTAGTAGCACCACCGCTACCTTCTCCGGCCGCTTTTCTGGGCGCTCCTGCGTGTTGAACAGCCCACTCTCGCGCAACACGATCGAACTCTTTGGGGTTCCGAAGCAACATAGACGCGACCTCGGCATCCTGCGGATCCTTGGGCTCTGGCGTGCTGAGGAGAGACTGCAGTGAGAGGAGGGCAGCCttgatggtgaggatgggggACCAGGCGGATGACAGAGTATCGAGACAAATAGCACCCTAACGGATAGAGGCATGAGAAGAGGCCGTCAAAGGCTCAGGTCTAGGAAACTAACCGTTTGACTGCTGACATTTGGATGCCAAACCTTTGTCAGGAACTTCATTACAGGCGGTCGGAACGGATATTCGGTGGGTATCTTGATGTCGATTTTGTATGTCCCACCCTCATACGGTGTCCCAGGAGGGCCCGGAAAGGTACCGCGGAGGTTCGtgacatcgtcatcgtccccCACGGGCTCTGCGGTGATTTGGGAGTGGGTGTCTGCACGAATATCGGCGATCTCCTTTGTGATACGGCGAGTTCGGTTGGACGCCATTGGTGTGAATAATGCACGAGATAAACGCGACAGACAGCTAGAGGGGAAGTGCGGAGCTAATAGCCTAGGAAGCTGTGGTTAGCCTCGAGAGAACTCGGAGTAATCTTCGCAGTGGCAGGataagaaagagagagacgatgaagaatcACCTTGGAAGAAGAGTCACCGGGGATTACGTGTAAAAGAACGCTGGAGATATGACTCGGAGCGCCTTGGGTTTCGAAAGAGCCTCACGCAGGCTACCTAgttggaggggaagctgagGGGCCCACGACGGAGATGGATGGAGTTTAGACCAGTAAGATGTCATGTACCGGTAGGTACAATGGGGCGACTACGTACGAAGAAACGGTGCGAAGCGTCTCAAGCGAGGATGGAAGGAtgcaggaggatgatgagtaTTTAGGTGTTGGTCACCAAAacctttcttccttcctttccGAGCCATCCATGACCACCGACTGAGCCACCACTGCACAGCACGACACCATTTACTCGGCGGTGCACTCTTTGATAGGTCGAGCAGTGACTCGACCGCCCAGCTCTGCCTCAGCCACCAGGATCATTATCTACAGCCAGGGATTAGATCGCGCGCCTCACTTTGCAACTACGTAGCCTGATTCTACTGGGCCCCAATTAACCGCCGGGTCATTTGTTGTTTGGTGGTTCGTAGTTTGTACAAGGCTGTTTTGACGACGGGGTCACGTGCATACCATCACGTAATCAATGCCAAGGCCTGACGAAggcgacaacagcaacagctcccAACTGACCTCAAGCTGCTATCAAGCTCCATTCTgtcatcctcctcccgtTTCCATCCCTTCCCTTTCCTAACATACACCTGTGCATCGCTGTTCTTCTCTAAAGCTTGTTAATCTATCGCATTTCAATACCTCCGGACTATGGTTAGTTTCTGTCGCGCTTCTCTCGCCTTGTTTCTCCCATCTGACAAGCATGAAAACGTATAGGGTAACCAGCAGTCAAACATCGGCGGAGGCCCCAGGGGCGATGGCAAGGACGACAAGGATAACAAGGTAGGAgattttttgttttgttagCGATGACTCTGCAAACggttactaataataatttgCTTTTGAAGAAGGACAAGCCTAAGTAcgagccaccaccaccacc
Above is a window of Aspergillus puulaauensis MK2 DNA, chromosome 2, nearly complete sequence DNA encoding:
- a CDS encoding O-methyltransferase (COG:Q;~EggNog:ENOG410PW43;~InterPro:IPR002935,IPR029063;~PFAM:PF13578,PF01596;~go_function: GO:0008171 - O-methyltransferase activity [Evidence IEA]), encoding MSDRQTRQRSQLSREEGRELKLLHFILNQPNIDSVRGNPQAVLDLIDEFSQTYAFMTVGPEKGPIVTDLINERKPHTMIELGCYVGYSAILYGDAVRRNGGSRYYSLELNAEFANIANKLVELAGLNGFVQILVGRSDVLLHQLFDTGEVKQIELLFIDHYKPAYTLDLKLCEQLGLIVPGVSVIAADNVIHPGNPPYLEYVRASVEKKRAEAEKGPVTSYTTEGFSERTSEAYMGNENAPKFEILGNPNLVYESVLRQPEGYHDAIEVTRCVG
- a CDS encoding putative NAD binding Rossmann fold oxidoreductase (COG:S;~EggNog:ENOG410PJJ0;~InterPro:IPR004104,IPR000683,IPR036291;~PFAM:PF02894,PF01408;~go_function: GO:0016491 - oxidoreductase activity [Evidence IEA]) is translated as MASKTWNVGVVGYGFSAKTFHIPFIQEVPQFKLYAVVQRTPRPDDDAEKDHPGIKSYRSAEELVQDSAVDVVVITTAPELHYSLSKLALENGKHVVCEKPFTPTYKEAADLVAIAKKQNKFLAVYQNRRWDADFVTLSKLVKTGALGRVVEFESHFDRHRPEEPAPTVSKWKNKVVPGGSAIHDLGSHLLDQAVHLLGKPNRVTGFVGTQREVNTSGYEDSFTVLLHYNNGLLVTAKAGVVSPEEEQLRFWVRGEKGSFKKFYLDIQEDQLKAGVKPSDSGYGREPSERYGTLTTIQDGKPVREITPTVEPPTWSEYYRKMARALGGEGELPASGDEAAEVIRLIEVVQESSKQGKTLDF
- a CDS encoding HPP family protein (COG:T;~EggNog:ENOG410PMXU;~InterPro:IPR007065;~PFAM:PF04982;~TransMembrane:5 (o86-106i118-139o145-162i174-193o213-233i)), yielding MTADATPTGGAARTHSHSSRRSSSHSHNHGHHRRRSIDFSRWHFDIDSVLNPFVPPPPWHWMPRPVSHFLGYRGEHPQKAMGNLVIAFWSLIGVFCGVLLVAEVSLHVPAFQNHNAPLIVGSFGAAAVLEFCAVESPFAQPRNALFSQLIASVIGVAIAKLFALNPSAQNKPELAGSLSCAITTTLMVLTNTVHPPAGATALLAATELHDVGWWLIPIMLLGVALMLTVALILNNIQRRFPVYWWTPHHVGRAKMQPKESQDIESAPEVKPENEFGSSESDDYSEDMQVIIRPGKVEWSDNLWLNADEKEVLERISERMKE
- the ARB1 gene encoding ATP-binding cassette family ATPase ARB1 (BUSCO:EOG092614E6;~COG:J;~EggNog:ENOG410PH57;~InterPro:IPR017871,IPR027417,IPR003593,IPR003439, IPR032781;~PFAM:PF12848,PF00005;~go_function: GO:0005524 - ATP binding [Evidence IEA];~go_function: GO:0016887 - ATPase activity [Evidence IEA]), translated to MVSASKAARMAKRGDEKKGKKGSKNDTPVESGAEDQPATTDAKMREVEKLTAQMDKHGLSDRVTTGVLSSMPSSRDAKVTSTSLVFHGKVLITDSTLELNFGRRYGLLGENGCGKSTLLKSIDAREFPIPEHIDIYLLNEGAPPSELGALEWVVTEAQNQLDRMEKQAEEILEKEGPDSPILEDLYDRMDKMDPSTFHTRASLILTGLGFNKTTIHKKTKDMSGGWRMRVALAKALFVKPSLLLLDDPTAHLDLEACVWLEEYLKKWERTLVLVSHSQDFINGVCTNMIDMRGQQLMYYGGNYDSYHKTRAEQETNQMKAYNKQQEEIQHIKKFIASAGTYANLVRQAKSRQKILDKMEADGFIQPVIPDRVFSFRFADVDKLPPPVLSFDDVSFSYSGNWEDTLYEHLDFGVDMDSRTALVGPNGVGKSTLLRLMTGKLSTIGGRVSRHTHLKLGMYSQHSAEQLDLTKSSLEFVRDRFPEKSQDFQYWRQQLGRYGLSGESQTALMGTLSEGQKSRIVFALLAIESPNMLLLDEPTNGLDIPTIDSLADAINAFSGGVVVVSHDFRLLDKIAKDIMVCEHKTVRRWDGSIGEYKNHLRKKMISEGAV